In Synechococcus sp. RS9909, one genomic interval encodes:
- a CDS encoding DUF433 domain-containing protein, whose translation MAFPRIRHDPAVMGGKPCIRGRILQSYPQLEAADIEEALASWQGHPT comes from the coding sequence ATGGCCTTCCCCCGCATCAGGCACGATCCCGCCGTGATGGGCGGCAAGCCCTGCATCCGCGGGCGGATCCTGCAGTCCTACCCGCAGCTGGAAGCAGCAGACATCGAGGAGGCGTTGGCCTCGTGGCAGGGGCACCCCACCTGA
- a CDS encoding RAD52 family DNA repair protein gives MTVAAPSTNGTRTTSRPAAPRPSQRPPSALELIRSTDRAVEAPAPTSAPEAPQAQPSGFSPEQLAALSAPLDRANVRQREQGRSKVHYLEGWQVIAEANRIFGFDGWQRQTIAVRCVAQAERLIGARGTSREQKPGWGVTYTARVRVTVTAGGLTPLVREGSGAGHGIDADLGQAHESAIKEAETDAMKRALMTFGNPFGLALYDKAQRQVSSAAGQGDGAKRPGGQRSSLIRPEAGSPAAAVASPAQRRTHATDPTPPPSAQADCGQIPLDTETIQHLHSTLRTLPRPLLESLTRAFRKRFQVPEAAATIADRINQKCHHDWIETFLVSHRELRSTSQHQRQPGTAAQPLS, from the coding sequence ATGACCGTCGCCGCTCCTTCCACCAACGGGACCCGCACCACCAGCCGCCCCGCTGCTCCCCGACCAAGCCAGAGGCCGCCCTCGGCACTGGAGCTAATCCGCTCAACTGACCGCGCCGTTGAGGCTCCAGCACCAACTTCGGCACCGGAAGCCCCCCAGGCTCAGCCCTCCGGCTTCTCGCCCGAGCAGCTCGCGGCGCTCTCCGCCCCCCTCGATCGCGCCAACGTCCGTCAGCGGGAGCAGGGCCGATCGAAGGTCCACTACCTCGAAGGCTGGCAGGTGATCGCGGAAGCGAACCGCATCTTTGGTTTCGACGGCTGGCAGCGGCAGACCATCGCCGTCCGCTGCGTCGCCCAGGCCGAACGTTTGATCGGTGCCAGAGGCACGAGCCGGGAGCAGAAGCCCGGCTGGGGCGTCACCTACACCGCCCGTGTGCGCGTCACCGTCACCGCCGGAGGCCTGACGCCTCTGGTGCGCGAGGGCAGCGGCGCCGGCCACGGCATCGACGCCGACCTGGGCCAGGCCCACGAGTCCGCCATCAAGGAAGCCGAGACCGACGCCATGAAGCGGGCCCTGATGACCTTCGGGAATCCGTTCGGCCTCGCCCTCTACGACAAGGCGCAGCGGCAGGTCAGCAGTGCTGCGGGCCAGGGCGATGGAGCCAAGCGGCCTGGTGGGCAGCGGTCTTCTCTGATCCGGCCGGAGGCTGGTTCTCCCGCCGCCGCCGTTGCCTCCCCTGCTCAGCGCCGCACCCACGCCACGGACCCGACGCCACCGCCATCAGCCCAGGCCGACTGCGGCCAGATCCCCCTCGATACCGAGACGATCCAGCACCTCCACAGCACCCTGCGGACCCTGCCTCGCCCCTTGCTGGAGAGCCTCACCCGGGCCTTTCGCAAGCGCTTCCAGGTGCCCGAGGCCGCTGCCACCATCGCCGATCGGATCAATCAGAAATGCCACCACGACTGGATTGAGACGTTTCTGGTGTCGCACCGGGAGCTGCGCTCCACAAGTCAGCACCAGCGTCAGCCCGGCACAGCTGCTCAGCCCCTCTCCTGA
- a CDS encoding siphovirus Gp157 family protein, whose product MQRSGSLWQLGIEAQELTTAIGLLAQRLETDDVDIRAQALAELEAALLAEEGNKQALAAKADATCWVIEHLRGQAAYRQQQAKRLTDLARSDAGRADALEESLVFVLTQLQPAATRFSFPNHELTSRKSQSVEIDDDEVLDSEWLTVITTTKPDKAAIKEALKAGTEITGARLLSRRSWRIC is encoded by the coding sequence TTGCAGCGTTCCGGTTCCCTCTGGCAGCTGGGCATCGAGGCCCAGGAGCTCACCACCGCCATCGGCTTGCTGGCCCAGCGCCTCGAAACCGATGACGTCGACATCCGCGCCCAGGCCCTCGCTGAGCTGGAGGCTGCCCTGCTCGCGGAAGAAGGCAACAAACAGGCCCTCGCTGCCAAGGCCGATGCCACCTGCTGGGTGATCGAGCACCTGCGCGGCCAGGCCGCCTACCGCCAGCAGCAGGCCAAGCGCCTCACCGATCTGGCCCGCTCTGATGCCGGCCGGGCCGATGCCCTGGAGGAGTCGCTTGTGTTCGTCCTCACCCAACTACAGCCGGCCGCCACCCGCTTCTCGTTCCCGAACCACGAGCTCACCTCCCGCAAGTCCCAGTCCGTCGAGATCGACGACGACGAAGTCCTCGATTCCGAGTGGCTCACCGTCATCACCACCACCAAGCCGGACAAGGCCGCCATCAAGGAAGCCCTCAAAGCAGGCACGGAGATCACCGGCGCCCGGCTCCTCTCCCGTCGCTCCTGGCGCATCTGTTGA
- a CDS encoding SLOG family protein encodes MAQAAALGPHAVLQLLAPAVITPLPPAPAGRVLVAGGGRDLLWSADQIAAALVARTGGQLVHELLHGGARGADRAIGRAARQLGWPVEVLPADWRRHGRAAGPIRNRELLELAISRAVALTSAAAPVSVLVVAFPGGAGTASLVQQARRMAASSPVPIAVAQISQAPALP; translated from the coding sequence GTGGCTCAAGCCGCTGCATTGGGCCCCCATGCGGTTCTGCAGCTGCTGGCGCCGGCGGTGATCACCCCGTTGCCGCCCGCTCCTGCTGGTCGGGTGCTTGTTGCTGGTGGTGGCAGGGATCTCCTCTGGTCGGCCGATCAGATCGCCGCTGCCCTGGTGGCCCGCACCGGCGGCCAGCTCGTCCATGAGCTGCTCCATGGCGGGGCCCGTGGCGCCGATCGCGCCATTGGCCGTGCCGCCCGTCAGCTGGGCTGGCCCGTCGAGGTGCTACCAGCCGATTGGCGCCGCCATGGCCGTGCGGCCGGGCCGATCCGCAATCGCGAGCTGCTCGAGCTGGCGATCAGCCGGGCCGTAGCCCTCACCTCCGCCGCCGCCCCGGTCTCGGTGCTGGTGGTGGCCTTCCCCGGTGGTGCCGGTACCGCCTCGCTGGTGCAGCAGGCCCGGCGCATGGCCGCCAGTTCTCCGGTGCCGATCGCCGTGGCCCAGATCAGCCAGGCACCTGCTCTCCCTTGA